A window from Primulina eburnea isolate SZY01 chromosome 2, ASM2296580v1, whole genome shotgun sequence encodes these proteins:
- the LOC140824432 gene encoding uncharacterized protein — MNALDSPVEPLALNYLSYGFFTAVNKMLAAWVAAVTAAFSFWRIGPSSPPRPEQRGRTKDAASTSLLDRGLEELAVADEAAELVSTQGGTNCISSLETENSTKGKFVLYYRNDDFREGGVEDDDGVAAEREKFRRWSDMDWEGKMKIRMRDMGWYRCQDLAAFNGSVVRLWDGRGRVCATDR, encoded by the coding sequence ATGAATGCGTTGGATTCTCCGGTTGAGCCGCTAGCCCTGAATTACTTGAGCTACGGCTTCTTCACGGCGGTCAACAAAATGTTGGCGGCGTGGGTCGCCGCCGTTACGGCCGCCTTCAGCTTCTGGAGGATCGGGCCTTCTTCACCTCCGAGGCCAGAGCAACGTGGCCGGACCAAAGATGCTGCATCGACGTCACTGCTCGATAGGGGACTGGAGGAGCTTGCAGTAGCAGACGAGGCTGCTGAATTAGTTTCCACTCAAGGTGGGACGAATTGTATCTCGTCTTTGGAAACAGAGAATAGCACGAAAGGGAAGTTTGTCCTGTACTACAGAAACGATGATTTTCGGGAAGGTGGAGTCGAGGATGACGATGGTGTCGCGGCGGAGAGAGAGAAGTTTCGGCGGTGGAGCGACATGGATTGGGAGGGAAAGATGAAGATTAGAATGAGGGACATGGGGTGGTACCGTTGCCAGGATTTGGCTGCGTTCAACGGCAGTGTGGTACGGTTGTGGGATGGCCGTGGCCGGGTATGTGCCACCGATCGATGA